In Cupriavidus sp. EM10, the genomic window CTGGCTGTCGTCGCGCATCAGGTCATCCATGGCATTGAAGTGATGACGGCCCGGCAGCGCGATATCGTCACGCGCGTTGCGCGGCCACGCCGCGCGGATCAGCGCGTGCTGCCGGTGGTACTCGCTTGATTCCAGCTCGCCCACGGCCGTGATCAGCGGCGCGCCGGTGGCCGGTGCCATGAACGCGGGCGACAGGCGCGCCACATCGGCTTCGCTCAGTTGCAGGTCCGCCTGCAGGAAGTCGGCCCGGCGCAGCGGCTCCAGATCGTACAGACCGCTGATCGACAGTCCGCCCTTGATCAGGTCCGCAGGCAGGTCGTCCCCGAACTGCGGCCACAGCGCGGCCATCAGCATCGTCACCAGATGTCCACCCACCGAATGCCCGGCCAGGAAGATGCGGTTCCGGTCGTGACCCAGCCGGTCGGCCTCGCGATACAGCCACGCCACCGACTGCATGACCTGCCACACGATGGTTTCCACCGTCACCGACGGACAGAGCGCGTAGT contains:
- a CDS encoding alpha/beta hydrolase; this encodes MSAQPTLDATPTASLASLAALPSQDPAFYAQAYNNRANVPDNAVHMARWAADSALVRAGMVTYFENLAYGDADSPLAATETLDYFPASLRDDDAPPLLVFLHGGYFRALDKRDHSFVASVPTRRGVSVAVVNYALCPSVTVETIVWQVMQSVAWLYREADRLGHDRNRIFLAGHSVGGHLVTMLMAALWPQFGDDLPADLIKGGLSISGLYDLEPLRRADFLQADLQLSEADVARLSPAFMAPATGAPLITAVGELESSEYHRQHALIRAAWPRNARDDIALPGRHHFNAMDDLMRDDSQLSRALLGMIAGV